The Sphingopyxis sp. BE259 nucleotide sequence CGTCGCCGCCGATTGCGCGCGGCACCGGATGCAGATCGTGACAGTTGATTCAATTTTCCGCGACCATCGAAAGGAGTATTCTCGCCAGGGAACCGGCTGGTTTGACGTGCCACCGGACGGATGGCTGAGCCGCGTGAACACCATTGCCTGCGACCGCCAGGCAATCGTTGCCGCGACGGAAAAGGCCGCCCGCGACAAATCCTATGATCCGATGGTCGATCTCGGGCTGTTGCCCATCGGCAATTTCGCCTTGTCGTCACCGCTCGAAGAGCTGACCTGGTCGACCTTCTGGACGGACGCCACCCCACCGCCGCTCCGGCAGCAATCGGAGGAAGAAATACGCGCGGTGAAGCAGAGGGTCGACGAGATGCTCGTTAATCTGAGAAGCCAGCTCGACGGCTATATTGCGATGGGCGAATTGGCGCTGGCCGACCAGACCGACGAACGCAATTTCATGGCGCGCATCCTTCCGAATTTCAGGGGCAAGACGCGGTTGCAGCAAGCCATCTTCGGCAGCATGGCGGGCTGGACCGAGGCCGAAGTCATTAAATTCTGGGGCCGCCCGGCTGCGATGCGCCAGGTCGGCACAACCAAGGCGTTCGATTATGAATCGAGCTATGATACGCGCCAGTTGATCGTTCAGCAGCTGAGAACCGGCAACGTCGAATATGAGGTTGGCGATTTTGAATATTGCGCGCTGACGCTGTTCATGGCGCCGGGCGGGTCGAAACCCGGCCTACGTCTGGTCGATTTCGCGATCAGCGGCGACAATTGTCGGCGGGCGACGCTGAACCAGATCGGACGCTAGTTGCGAAAAAGGCCCGCGAAGCAATCCGCGGGCCTTTCGCTTTACGCGAGGCGTCGGGTGCTTAGCCGACGATTTCTTCGGGCTTGAAGAAATAAGCGATCTCGATCGCCGCGTTTTCGTCGCTGTCCGAGCCATGGACGGTGTTCGCTTCGATGCTTTCGGCCAGTTCCTTGCGGATCGTGCCAGGTTCGGCGTTGGCAGGGTTGGTGGCGCCCATGATGTCGCGGTTGCGCTGCATCGCGTTTTCGCCTTCCAGCACCTGGACGACGACCGGGCCGCTGATCATGAAATCGACGAGTTCGCCAAAGAAGGGGCGTTCCTTGTGGACCGCGTAAAAGCCTTCGGCCTGTTCACGGCTCATGTGGATGCGCTTCGACGCGACGACGCGCAGGCCGGCGTCTTCCAGCATTTTGGTGACCGCGCCGGTGATGTTGCGGCGCGTGGCGTCGGGCTTGATGATCGAAAAGGTGCGGGTAACCGCCATGGGGGAAGCTCCTAGGTTATTATGGTCTGCGATGCGCGCGCCTCTAGCCGCGCTTTTGCTGCATCGCAAGGATAGAGCGCGTCCTGACCTACGGCCCTTCCGACCAGCGCCCGTTTTCGTCCTGTTTCCAGAAGCGGTTATCGACATCAGCGCGCGCCGACAACGTGCGCCACGTCGCGCGGGCATCGTCGATGCGGCTGTTGTCGAAGAGCAGGAAGATACGATCGAAACCCAGCGCCTCGTCGCGCCATTCGCCGTCGGCGAGCGCCACCAGTCGGGCGTCATTGGGCGGCGGCGGGTCGAGCGTTCCCGCAATCAGGATCGGTTCGATCGCCTCGTCGGGCGATCCCGCGGCGCCATGCGGCAGGAAGCTGGCGGGGGTCAGCGTCCACAGCGCCTCGTCGATCGCCTGCCGCTGCATCGCCGGGGCGGCGACGATCAGCAACCGGTCGCCCGTGCCCAGGATGCGCCCGGCGATGACGGGGAGCACCCGTTCGACGGGATCGCGGGTCAGCCGGTAAAAATCGACGCGAGGCATGTCACTAAACCACCACCGTCATTGCGAGGAGCCGAAGGCGACGCGGCAATCCAGAGCGCGCGTAAACCGCCCTGGATTGCTTCGCTTCGCTCGCAATGACGAAGTGAAAGACATCAACCCTCGTGGTTTTCGGCGATATATCGGTCGAGCAGGCGGACGCCATAGCCCGTCGCGCCCTTGGCCCACACCGGACCATCCTTGTCGCCCCACGCCATGCCCGCGATGTCGAGATGCGCCCAGGCGACACCGTCGTCGACATAGCGTTTCAGGAACTGCGCCGCGGTGATCGAACCGCCTTCGCGCGGGCCGATATTCTTCATATCGGCGATCGGGCTGTCGATCAGCTTGTCGTAAGCCGCCGAGAGCGGGAAGCGCCACAGCTTGTTGTTGCTGGTCTCGCCCGCTGCAATCAGCTTGTCGGCAAGCGCATCATCATTGGCAAAGATGCCCGCATATTCATGCCCGAGCGAGATCACCATCGCGCCGGTCAGCGTCGCAAGATCGACAATGACCTTGGGCGAATACATCTTCTGCGCCCAGGTGATCGCATCGCACAGCACCAGCCGCCCTTCGGCATCGGTGTTGAGGACCTCGACCGTCTGACCCGACATGGTGGTGACAATATCGCCCGGTCGCATCGCGTTGCCATCGGGCATATTTTCGACCAGGCCGACGACGCCGACGACATTCGCCTTTGCCTTGCGCCCCGCGATCGCCTTCATCGCGCCCGCGACCGCGCCTGCGCCGCCCATGTCCCATTTCATCATGTCCATGCCGGGACCGGGTTTCAGGCTGATGCCGCCGGTGTCAAACGTGACCCCCTTGCCGATGAACACCACCGGCTTGTCACTGTCATTACCGCCGTTCCAGCGCATCGCCAGCAAGCGCGGCGGGCGGGTTGACCCCTGCGCCACCCCGAGCAGCGCCCCCATGCCGAGCGCCTTCATCTGGCGCTCGTCGAGCACTTCGATTTCGACGCCCAAGTCGGCGAGATGCTGGCAGCGTTCGACAAAACTTTCGGGGTAGAGGATGTTTGGCGGCTCGGCGACGAGCGTCTGGGTCAGCGCCACGCCGTCGGCGATCGCCTCATTCGCGGCCCAACGCGCCGTCAGGTCGTGGTGCGGCGACGCGATGGTCAGCGACTTGAGGCTGGGTCTCGCGTTGTCGGCCAAGCGGGTCCGATAGGTGTCGAGGCGCCAGTCGCGCAGCTTCGCGCCCATTGCGAACGCCAGCACATCCTCCTGGTCGACGACCCCAGCGCTCGCAAAATCGACATGGACCGCCGCGGCGCCGCTGGTCTGCAACCGCGCGGTCAGCGAGGCGCCCGCGCGCTCCAGATCATTCACGCTGCCTTCGCCGATGCCGACGAGCAGCAGGCGCAAGACGCGGCCGCCATCGACCGCCGCGGTTTCGGCGATGCCCCCCGCCGCGCCTTCAAAGCGTGCCTGTGCCGCAGCGCCGCCGAGCAGCGCGCCGTGCGGCTCGCCGAGCGCCTGGACAAAGGCGTTCAGCTCGCCCTTGCGGACCGGAAAAGCGACGACGTCGGCAGACGCATCGATTTGCGCGACAAAGTGAATGTCCATTCGGTAACTCTCTCATGCGATGATTGATTGCAGCGTGCGGGACCGATAGGGGTTTCGCTTGCGAGTTGCAAAAACAAAGCAGCCGGTCCAACCCGGGCGGACGCGATCGATAAGTGGGACAAAGTATTTCAATGAGCTGGGCTTTGTTCCGACAGACGCGCCGTAAGCCGCCGCTGTGGCTGGTGACCGCGAGCAGCATCGCACTGCTGTCCAGCCCGGTCGCCGCGCAGCAGACGGACGAATCATCCCCCGCGCAGGAAGTCACGGGTCAGCCCGACCTGCAAACCCCCGACATCGCGCCGGTCACCACCGATGCCCCCGCGGTTGCCGCCGAGGACCAGGTCGGCTTTGCCGCTGACAACCTCAATTACGACAGTGACACCGAAGTCGTCGTGGCCGAGGGTAATGTCGCGATGAACCGCGAGGCGATTTCGATGCGTGCCGACAAGGTGACGTGGAATCGCAAAACTGGGCAGGTGTTCGCCGAGGGCAATGTTGCGATCAAGAATCCCGAGGGCGATACCGCCTATGGCGACCGGATCGAGCTGACCGACAGTTTGCGCGACGGCGTCGTCGAAAACCTGCTCGTCGTCCTCGACAACGGCTCGCGCCTCGCCGCGATCAAGGGCACGCGGTTCGAAAATGGCAATATCGAGCTGGAGAACGCCGCCTACACCGCCTGCCAGGTCGAGGACGCCGAGGGTTGCCCCAAAAATCCGAGCTGGCAGATCCGCGCCGTCCGCGTCACCTATGACCGGGCAAAGAACAAGATCCGCTACAAGGGCGCCCGGGTGGAGATTTTCGGGCTGCCGCTGATCCCCTTGCCCGGCCTCAGTCACCCGGCGAACAGCGAGGCGGGCAGCGGCATATTGGTCCCCGAAATCCGCCTCGACCGTAGCAACGGCTTTGAAATCGCAGTGCCTTATTATCTGCGTCTCGCGCCCGACCGCGACATCACAATCACCCCGCATCTCTACACCGGCGCGGCGCCGATGCTGGAGGGTGAGTTCCGGGCGCTGACTGACATCGGATCGTTCCGGATCAACGGCTATGCAACCTACAGCTCGCTGGTCCCGCTGACCGGCGAAGACCCCGACAGCCGCAAACGCTTTCGCGGCTATCTGGAAAGCGCGGGCAAGTTCCAGTTCGATCCGCGCTGGAGCCTGACCTATTCGGGCCGCATCGCCACCGACCGTACCTTCATGCGCCGCTATGACATCAGTCGCGACGACCGGCTGCGCTCGACGTTCGAGCTGGAACGGATCGGCGGTAATTCCTACCTCTCGATCGCCGGCTGGGCGACGCAGACGTTGCGCGCCAACGACGAACAGGGGCAGCAGCCGATCGCGTTGCCGATCATCGATTATCGCCAGCGTTTCTCCGATCCGGTGCTCGGCGGGCAGGTCGAATTGCAGCTCAATACGCTGGCGATCGGGCGGACTTCGGGGCAGGACACCCAGCGCGCCTTTGCCGGCGCGCGCTGGGATCTGCGCGGCCTGACGCGGCTGGGGCAAGAGGTCACGCTGACCGCCCTGGTGCGCGGCGACGTCTATCACAGCGACGAAAATCTGCTCACCGCCATTCCCGGCTATCGCGGCAAATCGGGCTGGCAGGCGCGCGGCATTGCCGCCGTCGCCGCCGACATGCGCTGGCCGTTCGTCGGCGAATTTGCCGGCGGCACCCAGACGCTGACTCCGCGCGTCCAGATCGTCGCCACCCCGCCGATCGAAAATATCGACATTCCCAACGAAGACGCCCGCGCCTTTGATCTGGAAGACAGCAATCTCTTCGCGATCAACCGTTTCAATGGCTACGACCGGTTCGAGGACGGCGCCCGCATCACCTATGGCGTCGAATGGAACTACAGCCGCCCGGGGTTCAACATCAGCAGCAGCGTCGGGCAAAGCTATCGCCTGTCGGACAAGCCCAGCCTATTCGCCGACGGCACCGGGCTGACCGACCGCACGTCGGATGTCGTCGGGCGGACGACGATTGCCTATCGCGACTTCCTGCGCCTCACCCACCGCTACCGGCTCGACAAGGACAATCTGGCGATCCGCCGCAACGAATTTGACGCGACGATCGGCAGCCGCTCGACCTATGCCGTGCTGGGCTATTCGCGGCTCAACCGCGACATCCTGCTGCTCGGCGAGGATTTGCAGGACCGCGAAGAGGCGCGCGTCGGCGGCCGCGTTGCGATCGCCCAATATTGGTCGGTCTTTGGTTCGGCGATCGTCGATCTGACCCAGCAGAGCGACGACCCGCTCAGTTCCGCTGACGGGTTTGAGCCCATTCGCCATCGCCTTGGCATCGCCTATGACGACGACTGCCTGTCGATTGCGCTGACCTGGCGCCGCGACTATGCCGACACCGGCGATGCCCGACGCGGCAACAGCTTCTCGTTCCGCGTGGCCTTCCGCAATTTAGGGTTCTGACCGCTTCGCTCAGCCTAGGTTCAGCGTTCGCGCGCTATCTGCAGGTCCGAAACGGTCTATATGGCGGATTGCGCTGGACCATCGGGCGTATCCGCTGATACGGAGCGTGCCATTAATTCTCGAATAGGGTGAAGATGACCAAATTTTCGACCATGATCGGCCTGATCGCCGTGGCCGCCGTCGGCATCACGCCGGTGCTGGCGCAGACCGTCAGCGATGACGAAGTGCCGACGACCAGCCTCAACATTCCCGGCAATGTCCAGATTTTCGGCGATGCCAAGAGCAACGTCTACCGTCCGTCGGCAACCGTGAACGGCGAGATTATCACCGCCACCGACATCGAACAGCGCATGGCGCTGATCCGCATCGCCAACAACAATGTCGAGCTGCCCCCCGCCGAGGTGCAGCGGCTGCGTCAACAGGTGTTCAGCAACCTTATCGATGAAAAATTGCAGATTCAGGAAGCCAAGGCGGCCGACATCACGATCGACGAAAATGTCGTCAACGACCAGTTCGCCCGGCTTGCCACCCGTTTCAAACAAACCCCCGATCAATTCGCAACCTATCTGACCTCCAAAGGGTCGTCGGCGGCGGCGGTCAAACAGCAGATCCGCGGCGAATTCGCCTGGGACCGCCTGTTGTCGCGCAACATCCAGTCGACGACGAACGTGTCGACCGACGAGGTGACGTCGGTGGTTCAGCGGATGAACGATTCCAAGGGCCAGGACGAATTCCACCTGGGCGAGATTTATCTGTCGGCGCCGCCGGAAAATGTCGCGGCGGTGACTGAAAACGCCCAGAAGATCATCCAGGCTTTGCAGGCGGGCGGCAGCTTCGCCGCCTATGCCCGCCAGTTTTCTGAGGCATCGACCGCGGTCGTCGGCGGCGACCTCGGCTGGGTGAAACCCGGCCAGCTGCCGACATCGATGGCCGAGGCAGCGACCCAGATGCAGCCGGGCCAGCTGGTCGGACCGATCCAGGTTCCCGGCGGTGTGTCGATCATGTTGATGATCGACCGGCGCCAGGTGCTGACTGCCGATCCGCGCGACGCGATCCTCAGCCTGAAGCAAATCTCGCTCGATTTCGCGGCCGGCACGACGCAGGCCCGCGCGTCCGAGCTGGCTGGCCAGTTCGCGGAAGCGACGCGCGGCATCGCGGGCTGTGGTGCGGCCGATGCGGTGGCCGCGCAACTGGGCGCCACCGTCGTCTCGCGCGACAACATCGAAATGCGCGCGCTGCCCGCGCCGCTGCAAAACACGCTGATCAACCTGCAAGTCGGCCAGACAACTCAACCGTTCGGCGCCGCCAACGAGGGCGTCAGCGTTCTCGTGCTGTGCGGCCGCGACCTGCCGCAGACCGCCACGGCGCCGAACCTCGAGCAGATCGAAGCCCGGTTGCTGGAGGAAAAGGTCAACAAGCGGGCCCAGCGTTATCTGCGCGACCTGCGCCGGGATGCCGTGATCGAATATAGCTAATGCCGTATCCCGATCTTCGACAGCCGATCGCGGTCACCATGGGTGACCCGGCCGGCGTCGGACCCGAAGTCACCGCCCGCGCTTGGGCGGCGCGCCGCGAAAGTGATTTGCCGCCCTTTTTTGCGATTGGCGATGCGGCGACGATCACCGCCGTCTGGAACGGACCGATCGCCCGGGTGGGCGACATCGATCAGGTTCAGCGGACCTTCGACGACGCCTTGCCCGTCTGGCATCTCGAGGACAGCGGACCTCTGACCCCCGGCACCCCGACCGCGGCGGGCGCCGCCTGCGCGCTGCACGCGCTCGAAACCGGCATCGGACTGACCCGCAACCAGGCCAGTTCGGCACTGGTCACAGGATCAGTATCGAAATTTGCGCTGCACAGCATCGGCTATACCCATCCCGGCCAGACCGAATTCATTGCCGAACGCTGCGGCGTGACCGCCACCAATGCAGTCATGATGTTGGCCGGACCGGCATTGCGCGTCGTGCCGCTGACCGTCCATATTCCGCTGATCGAGGTGTCCGAACGGCTGACCGTCGAGTTGATCGTCGCCAAGGCGCGGATCGTCGTGCGCGGTCTGAAACGCGATTTCGGGATCGACAATCCGCGCCTCGCGCTCGCCGGGCTCAACCCTCATGCCGGTGAAAGCGGCCAGCTCGGCAGCGAAGAAGATCGCATCATGACACCCGCGGTAGCCCAGCTTGCCGACGAAGGCATCATCGTCGATGGCCCGCTCGCCGCCGACAGCCTGTTCGCGCCCGCCGTCCGCGCCCGTTATGACGCGCTGCTCTGTGCCTATCACGATCAGGCGCTAACCCCGTTCAAGGCGCTGCATTTCCACGATGGGGTCAATCTGACCCTCGGCCTGCCGATCATCCGCACCTCGCCCGACCATGGCACCGCGTTCAACATCGCCGGGACTGGTCTGGCCGACCCCGGCCCGACGATCGCAGCGATCGCCATGGCCGCCAAGCTGGCGACGGCGCGCGAGCGCAGCTGCGCCCCCGCCAAGTGAGCCCCCGCCCCGCACCCCAGCTGCCGCTGCTGCGCGAGACGGTGCGCACGCACGGGCTGCAGGCCAGCAAGGCGCTCGGCCAGAATTTCCTGTTCGACGAACAATTGCTCGATCGCATCGCCGCGATTCCCGGCGACCTCGATGGCGCCACGGTGTTCGAGGTTGGCCCCGGCCCCGGCGGGCTGACCCGCGCGTTGCTGCGCGCCGGTGCAAAAGTGATCGCGGTCGAGCGCGACGATCGCTGCCTGCCGCTGCTCGCCGAACTCGCCGAAGCCTTTCCCGGCCAGCTGACGGTGATCGCCGACGATGCGATGGCGGTCGACATCGACGCGCTGACCGGCGGCGCGCCTTATCATATCGTCGCCAACCTACCCTATAATGTCGGCACCGCGCTGTTCACGCGCTGGCTCGAACCCGCCGCATGGCCGCCGCGCTGGCAATCGCTGACCCTGATGTTCCAGCTGGAGGTCGCCGAACGCATTATCGCCCCGGTCGATACCAGCGCCTATGGCCGTCTCGCGGTGCTGGCGCAGTGGCGATCGACGGCGAAGATCGCGATGAAGGTCCACCGCTCGGCCTTCACCCCGCCGCCCAAGGTGATGTCGGCGATCGTTCACGTCGTGGCTGCGGATCAACCCGCGGGGATCAATCCGAAATTACTGTCCAAGCTGACCGAAAAGGGGTTCGGCCAGCGCCGCAAGATGCTGCGGCAAAGCCTGAAAGGTATCGAAGGCGCGGTCGCCGCGGCCGAGGCCCTAGGCATTGACCCAACCCGCCGCGCGGAGACGGTCAGCGTCGGCGAATGGGTGGCCTTGGCGCGCGCGCTCGGGGCGTAGAGCCGTTCGTGTAAAGGCAGAACGCCAGGATTTTGAATTAGAATGAATTATCGCCATTCCTTTCATGCCGGCAATAGCGCCGATGTCGTAAAGCACAGCCTGCTGATCGCCCTCGTGCGGGCGTTGCAGCAAAAGCCGGGCGCGCTGACCCTGATCGACACCCATGCGGGCTGCGGGCTCTATGATCTTGGCGGCGAGGAGGCCAGGCGCACCGGCGAGGCCACACAGGGCGTGCTGCGCGCCTTTGCCGACGCGAACCCCTTGCTGAACGACTACCGCGCCGCGGTGCAGGCGGTGAATGCCGGGGCCGAGCCGCGTCTCTACCCTGGATCGCCGCGATTTCTGGCACAGCTTCTGCGTCCGCAGGATTTTCTCATCCTGAACGAGAAACATCCCGACGACGCCTATGCCCTGCGCGTCGCGATGCGCGACACATCTGCCGCCGTGCATCAGCGCGACGCCTACGAGCTTTGGCTGGCGATGGTGCCGCCTCGCACGGCGCGCGGCGTCGTGGTGGTCGATCCGCCCTACGAGCAGACCGACGAACGCGCGCGCATCACCGCCACCCTCGCCGCTGCGCACCGCAAGTGGGCGCATGGCGTGACGGTGATCTGGTATCCGCTAAAGGACCGCGCCACGCATGTGCGATGGAAGCAGCAATTGCGGAAACTCGGCATCCCGAAGTTTCTGGTGGTCGAGCATTGGCTGTACGACAGCGATCAGCCCGACATTTATAACGGCGCGGGCCTTTTCATCGTCAACCCGCCCTACGCCTTCACGCAGACGCTGCCGCCTCTGCTGGAAGCCCTGCGCGCCGCGCTGGCGCCGGACGGGCATAGGGGAGAGATCAGGGCCGCCTGGTTGGGCGATCGCGCTTAGTCGCCGTTGGCATCAACCATGAAGACCGTCGGCTTGCCGCGAGAAGCCGGCTCCCATCCTGCCGACAATGCCGCTCGCACCCCTCGTAAGGCGATTGCGTCGTTGATGTGCGAACGCCCTTTCGGCAATCCTTTCAACAGGCGCTTTGGCGTCGGAAATTCCAGCACGGCTTCGCGCGGCATATCTCTCTGGCGTAAGGAGACCGTCATGCCCCTCCAGCCCTCGGACGAGGACAGTTGGGGCTCGCTCAGGAGTTCCCAGTCATATTTGACACCATCGAGTTCGACGGTGCCGCCGCGGCCGTGCATGTGAAGCATAGGGTGGCCCTTAGCACGTCAGGCGCGGCGCTCCAGTCGGTTCAGAGAGATGCCGGACCGTCTAGCCGCCAGGACAGCCGCTCCGCGGCGACGATTTCGACCGATAAACGACGTTCCGCGTCTTTTTACTTCGTCATTCCCGCGAAAGCGGGAACCCAGGGTGGGATCAGCCGACGCACGCCCTGGGTTCCCGCTTTCGCGGGAATGACGAGGGTGGGGTATGACAACTCCCCATCCCAATGCCGTCGCAAGCCTCGGCGAGATCCTAATTCTGATTGCTGCTGGCACCAACAGTCGCGACGACTGGTTTCGGCACCAGCACCTCGGCAGCGACCACGCGTTTCGACGCGCTCGACAAGATCGTCTTTTCCAGCGCCGCGACCTGCGGGCATTTGTCGCCGCACACGCGCTGCGCTTCGACCAGCTTCTCGCGCGCTAGTTCCAGCGCGCCCTTGTCGGCCAGGGCTTCGCCCTGCCCGGTCAGCGCCACGATGTCATTGGGGTCGAGGACCAGCGCCTCGCGATACAGGCTGATCGCTTTGCCGGGCAGCCCTTGCGCGCGCGCCACCTGCGCCATCGCGATGATCGCCGAACGGTTGCGCGGGTCGGCGGCGAGCGCCGATTCATAAAGATCGATCGCGAGGTTCAGATCGCCCGCTTCCTGGGCCTTCTGCCCTTCCTGCTGGAGCGCGATCGAGCGCGGGAAAATGTCGTTATCGGCGCGCTGGGCATCGGATGCCGTGGGCAAACTGGCGAGGACTATTCCCGCGGCAAGAGCCAGAAAACCGACGCGCATCGCATTCTCCCATCTTTTCATTGGGCGGATGCTAACATGGCGCCGTCAGTCGCGCGAGAAAAAATCCGTCGCAGCGGTCATGCCCTGGGGTGAGCAGAAAACCGGCCCCAGCGGCGCGGCCGACGCCATCCGGCAAATAGCCGGTGTCGGCGGTCCAGCCGCGATTGCGGGTCAGAAAATCAGCCACCTGGGCGCGCCCCTCGCGTGTGATGATCGAGCATACCGCATAGACGAGTTTGCCGCCCGGCGCCACGAGTGCCGCACCGATGTCCATCAGCTTCGCCTGGTCGGCGACGTGGCGATCGAGCCGCGCCGGGGTCGAGCGCCAGCGCAGTTCGGGGCTACGCCGCCAGGTGCCGCTGCCCGAACAGGGGGCATCGACGATCACGCGGTCGGCCTTGCCCATCCGCTCGGTCAGCATCGCGCGTTCCTGTCCGGGATTGAGCAGCAGCGTTTCGATTCCAGTCGCTCCAGCGCGGTGCGCGCGCGGCGCCAGTTGCTGAAGCCGCGCGCGGTTGGTGTCGCAGGCGAGGATCGCGGCTTCGTCATTTGTGTCCGAGGCGATGGCAAGCGACTTCCCGCCGGCGCCCGCGCACAGATCGATCACCGTCTGTCCGCCTTCGGCGTCCAGCGCAGCGGCGGCATATTGGCTCGCGGCGTCCTGCACCTCAAACTGCCCCTCGGAATAAGCCGGGTTCTGGACGGCGGCGGTTTCGCCCGGAAGTCGCCAGCCATCGGCGAGGCCGTTGATTGCTTCGCCGTCGGGAAAAATCATCGCCAGTTCGTCGCGGCTGGAGCGCAGGCGGTTGGCGCGCAGGTCGAGCGACGCGCGGGCGAGCATCGCGGCGTGATCCGCCTTGGTAACCAGCGGATCGAACAATTTGATCAGCGCGGGGGTCGCGAGCCCGGTCTCGGCGCGCGGTTCGCTGGCCGTGATCGCGGCGGGACCATAGGAGGCGTCATCGAACAGCGCCGCGAGTTCGGGAACGGCATCCGCCAGCGCGAGCATGGCGGCGCGGCCCGACGCGGGCGCCGAACGCACAGCGCGGATCGCGTCATAGACGAGGCTGCGGATCGCGCGGCGATCCTTTGACCCGGCATAACGGCGGGCGCGCATCGCTTCGGCAAAGATGGTGTCGGCGGGGGCGCCGCCGTCACGCGCGGATTGAGCGATGACGTCGAGGATTTCGATCGCGGTCTGGACGCGGGCAGCGGGGGTCATGATCTGTCTTTACCTTGTCATTGCTTCGCTCCGCTCGCAATGACGAAGCGAAAAATTCAGCCCGCCGGATAGTTCGGCGCTTCGCGCGTGATCGCCACGTCGTGGACATGGCTTTCCCGCAGGCCCGCATTGGTGATCCGCACAAATTTGGCGCGGTCGCGGAAATCCTGGAGCGTGCGGCTGCCGGTATAGCCCATTGCGGCTTTCACGCCGCCGACCATCTGATGGATGACGTCCTTCGCGGGCCCCTTGAACGGCACTTGGCCTTCGATGCCTTCGGGGACCAGCTTCATCTGGTCCTTGATGTCCTGCTGGAAATAGCGGTCGGCCGATCCGCGCGCCATCGCGCCGACGCTGCCCATGCCGCGATAGCTTTTATAGGTGCGGCCCTGATAAAGGAAGGTTTCGCCCGGCGCCTCGGCGGTTCCCGCCAGCATCGAGCCGACCATGACGCTCGACGCGCCCGCAGCCAGCGCCTTGGC carries:
- a CDS encoding 23S rRNA (adenine(2030)-N(6))-methyltransferase RlmJ yields the protein MNYRHSFHAGNSADVVKHSLLIALVRALQQKPGALTLIDTHAGCGLYDLGGEEARRTGEATQGVLRAFADANPLLNDYRAAVQAVNAGAEPRLYPGSPRFLAQLLRPQDFLILNEKHPDDAYALRVAMRDTSAAVHQRDAYELWLAMVPPRTARGVVVVDPPYEQTDERARITATLAAAHRKWAHGVTVIWYPLKDRATHVRWKQQLRKLGIPKFLVVEHWLYDSDQPDIYNGAGLFIVNPPYAFTQTLPPLLEALRAALAPDGHRGEIRAAWLGDRA
- a CDS encoding tetratricopeptide repeat protein; protein product: MRVGFLALAAGIVLASLPTASDAQRADNDIFPRSIALQQEGQKAQEAGDLNLAIDLYESALAADPRNRSAIIAMAQVARAQGLPGKAISLYREALVLDPNDIVALTGQGEALADKGALELAREKLVEAQRVCGDKCPQVAALEKTILSSASKRVVAAEVLVPKPVVATVGASSNQN
- a CDS encoding RsmB/NOP family class I SAM-dependent RNA methyltransferase, whose product is MTPAARVQTAIEILDVIAQSARDGGAPADTIFAEAMRARRYAGSKDRRAIRSLVYDAIRAVRSAPASGRAAMLALADAVPELAALFDDASYGPAAITASEPRAETGLATPALIKLFDPLVTKADHAAMLARASLDLRANRLRSSRDELAMIFPDGEAINGLADGWRLPGETAAVQNPAYSEGQFEVQDAASQYAAAALDAEGGQTVIDLCAGAGGKSLAIASDTNDEAAILACDTNRARLQQLAPRAHRAGATGIETLLLNPGQERAMLTERMGKADRVIVDAPCSGSGTWRRSPELRWRSTPARLDRHVADQAKLMDIGAALVAPGGKLVYAVCSIITREGRAQVADFLTRNRGWTADTGYLPDGVGRAAGAGFLLTPGHDRCDGFFLARLTAPC